A stretch of Clostridia bacterium DNA encodes these proteins:
- the hcp gene encoding hydroxylamine reductase: MSMFCYQCQEAAKGTGCTTRGVCGKTDTVSALQDLLIYTIKGIAGLALKEVSDSNRLIAEDFTIRALFMTITNANFDEAAIADKIEEGLKLRDALKDELVAAGLEIPAGDLYTWQAKGRAALDAKASANEVGVLATQNEDVRSLRELVVYGLKGIAAYVEHAINLGKVDRDLQHFMLEAMAATTEEHTVDELVALTLKTGEYAVTAMSLLDAANTGAYGNPEITEVNIGTRNNPAILISGHDLKDLEQLLDQTQGTGVDVYTHGEMLPGHYYPAFKKYDNFVGNYGNAWWKQKEEFESFNGPILFTTNCIVPPKAENVSKIYTTGASGYPGSVHILPDENGNKDFSQIIEHAKKLPAPVAIENGSIVGGFAHEQVFALADTVVEAVKSGAIKKFFVMAGCDGRQKSRNYYTEFAEKLPKDTVILTAGCAKYRYNKLDLGDIGGIPRVLDAGQCNDSYSLVAIAMKLQEIFELDDINDLPIVYNIAWYEQKAVTVLLALLSLGVKNIHLGPTLPAFLSPNVVDVLVENFGIAPMGTVDEDLDLFLG; the protein is encoded by the coding sequence ATGAGTATGTTTTGCTATCAATGCCAAGAAGCGGCAAAAGGAACAGGTTGTACTACACGTGGGGTATGTGGAAAGACAGATACTGTTTCTGCCTTACAGGACCTTTTGATTTATACAATAAAGGGGATTGCTGGATTGGCACTTAAAGAAGTTTCCGATTCAAATCGTCTAATAGCAGAGGATTTTACGATTCGTGCCTTGTTCATGACGATTACAAATGCTAACTTTGATGAAGCAGCAATTGCAGATAAGATTGAAGAAGGACTGAAACTCAGAGATGCATTAAAGGATGAACTAGTTGCAGCCGGTCTTGAAATACCAGCTGGAGATCTGTATACCTGGCAAGCAAAGGGAAGAGCTGCATTAGATGCAAAGGCTTCTGCCAATGAAGTCGGAGTATTGGCTACCCAAAATGAAGATGTACGCTCCTTGCGTGAATTGGTTGTTTATGGACTTAAAGGTATTGCGGCTTATGTAGAGCATGCCATTAATCTAGGCAAGGTAGATCGTGATTTGCAACATTTCATGTTGGAAGCGATGGCTGCTACGACCGAAGAACACACGGTAGATGAATTAGTGGCTCTTACTTTAAAGACCGGAGAATATGCTGTGACAGCCATGAGCTTGTTGGATGCAGCCAATACTGGTGCCTACGGTAATCCGGAGATTACTGAAGTAAATATTGGCACGAGAAACAATCCGGCCATCTTGATTTCAGGTCATGATTTAAAGGACTTGGAGCAACTGCTCGACCAAACCCAAGGAACTGGTGTTGATGTGTATACCCATGGTGAGATGTTACCTGGACATTATTATCCAGCCTTTAAGAAATATGATAACTTTGTAGGAAACTACGGAAACGCTTGGTGGAAACAAAAAGAAGAATTTGAGAGCTTTAATGGACCGATTCTCTTTACTACAAACTGCATAGTACCACCCAAAGCGGAAAACGTGTCGAAAATTTATACGACAGGTGCGAGTGGTTATCCTGGTTCAGTCCATATTTTACCGGATGAAAATGGGAATAAAGATTTTAGCCAAATTATTGAGCATGCTAAGAAATTGCCAGCCCCGGTAGCCATTGAGAACGGCTCCATTGTAGGTGGCTTTGCACATGAGCAAGTCTTTGCCTTGGCAGATACAGTAGTTGAAGCCGTGAAAAGTGGCGCTATTAAGAAATTCTTTGTGATGGCCGGTTGTGATGGACGTCAGAAATCTCGTAACTACTATACGGAATTTGCTGAAAAGTTGCCGAAGGACACGGTTATTCTGACCGCTGGCTGTGCTAAGTATCGCTACAATAAATTGGATTTGGGAGATATTGGGGGCATTCCGAGAGTATTGGATGCTGGACAATGTAACGATAGTTATTCTTTAGTGGCCATTGCCATGAAGTTACAAGAAATCTTTGAACTAGACGACATTAATGATCTTCCTATCGTCTACAACATTGCTTGGTATGAGCAAAAGGCGGTAACAGTACTATTAGCCCTACTTTCACTCGGTGTAAAGAATATTCATTTGGGACCAACCTTGCCGGCTTTCCTTTCACCCAACGTTGTAGATGTGTTGGTTGAGAATTTTGGTATTGCTCCGATGGGTACAGTAGATGAAGACCTGGATCTGTTTTTAGGATAA
- a CDS encoding F0F1 ATP synthase subunit C produces the protein MDSIGLIGMTSIITAGFTMAIGSVAPALGEGNAVAQALRSIAQQPDEANTISRTLFVGLAMIESTAIYCFVIAMILLFANPFWNLVIG, from the coding sequence ATGGATTCTATTGGATTGATAGGCATGACATCCATTATTACAGCGGGGTTTACTATGGCAATTGGTTCTGTAGCACCAGCCTTGGGGGAAGGGAACGCAGTAGCCCAGGCCTTGCGCTCAATTGCGCAGCAGCCTGATGAGGCCAATACAATATCTAGAACCTTATTCGTGGGTTTGGCCATGATTGAGTCAACTGCAATTTATTGCTTTGTAATAGCCATGATTCTGCTATTTGCCAATCCCTTCTGGAATTTGGTTATAGGGTAG
- a CDS encoding ATP synthase subunit I, translating into MYLAGFVGGLLMGAIFFLGLYVSVRKMTNYKHPAVFIFITTTLRMLIVLSGFYLLSFHGAIVMLLALLGVVSMRIVIVRWQKSEIVQKNSRG; encoded by the coding sequence ATGTATCTTGCAGGCTTTGTGGGCGGTTTGCTAATGGGAGCCATCTTCTTTCTAGGACTCTACGTGAGTGTTAGAAAAATGACAAACTATAAGCATCCGGCAGTATTCATATTTATTACCACTACGTTACGCATGCTAATCGTATTAAGTGGATTTTATCTGCTTAGCTTTCACGGAGCAATCGTTATGCTGTTGGCACTGCTCGGTGTGGTCAGTATGCGGATCGTGATTGTCCGGTGGCAAAAAAGTGAAATTGTGCAAAAGAATAGTAGGGGGTGA
- a CDS encoding F0F1 ATP synthase subunit beta, with product MPRANIGVVKSIRGSVIEAVFSKKLPHINNKLVSGSNNEIILEVSSFVDAQTVRAMAMTYTAGLARGDAILDTGESLHIPVGVETLGKMYNLFGDRLDGEQSPEGTQKRSIHQKAASFSRRSVSDEIFLTGIKVIDLLIPFPKGEKIGLLGGAGVGKTVLITELINNTSSRTKGYSIFCGIGERSREAEELYREIREAGVLDKTTLIFAQMNEPPGARFRVGHAALSMAEYFRDHEKKDVLLLIDNIFRFIQAGSEVSGLMGKMPSRVGYQPTLATELSELQERISSTATGSITSIQAVYVPADDFTDPSATHTFSHLSASVVLSRKRASEGLYPAIDPLESSSKMLSKAVLGIRHYEIAKAIRRTLATYEELKDIIAMLGVEELSDENRNIVYRARRIERFLTQPFFTTEQFTGLNGKMVELEETLTGCERILNDEYSDYEESDLYMIGSIDEADDKKSLRMKQR from the coding sequence ATGCCTAGAGCCAATATCGGTGTCGTTAAAAGCATACGGGGTAGCGTAATTGAGGCGGTATTTTCTAAAAAACTGCCTCATATAAACAATAAACTTGTTTCGGGAAGCAACAATGAAATAATTTTGGAAGTAAGCTCCTTTGTAGATGCTCAGACCGTGAGGGCCATGGCAATGACCTATACAGCTGGCCTGGCCAGGGGGGATGCAATTTTAGATACGGGAGAAAGCTTACACATCCCTGTTGGCGTGGAGACATTAGGAAAGATGTACAATCTTTTCGGAGACAGACTGGATGGTGAACAAAGCCCAGAGGGAACGCAAAAGCGCTCCATACACCAAAAAGCGGCTTCTTTCTCTAGACGTAGTGTTTCGGATGAAATATTTCTTACCGGAATAAAAGTGATTGATTTGTTGATTCCCTTTCCCAAGGGGGAAAAGATTGGTTTACTTGGAGGGGCCGGGGTCGGTAAGACTGTGTTGATTACTGAACTAATAAACAATACATCCAGCCGCACCAAGGGATATAGTATATTTTGTGGTATTGGTGAAAGATCTAGAGAAGCAGAAGAACTGTACCGTGAAATTCGAGAGGCAGGCGTTCTCGATAAGACAACGCTCATATTCGCACAGATGAATGAACCACCAGGTGCTAGATTTAGGGTAGGCCATGCCGCCTTAAGCATGGCGGAATACTTTCGAGACCATGAGAAAAAGGATGTACTGCTTTTAATCGATAATATATTCAGATTCATCCAAGCCGGTTCTGAAGTTTCCGGCTTGATGGGTAAGATGCCATCAAGAGTGGGTTATCAGCCGACCTTGGCCACAGAATTATCAGAACTGCAGGAGAGAATCAGTAGCACTGCAACTGGTTCAATTACCTCTATTCAAGCGGTCTACGTTCCAGCAGATGACTTCACAGATCCATCGGCTACCCATACCTTTTCCCACCTGTCCGCTTCTGTAGTGCTTTCTAGAAAGAGAGCCAGCGAGGGACTCTATCCAGCCATTGACCCTTTGGAATCTAGCTCTAAGATGCTTTCTAAGGCTGTGCTCGGTATAAGGCACTATGAAATTGCCAAAGCCATAAGGAGAACCCTAGCAACCTACGAGGAATTAAAGGATATTATAGCCATGCTCGGGGTGGAAGAGCTAAGTGATGAAAATAGGAACATTGTTTATAGAGCTAGGCGGATAGAGCGCTTTTTAACGCAACCATTTTTTACCACGGAACAGTTTACCGGATTGAATGGAAAGATGGTGGAACTAGAGGAAACACTTACCGGTTGTGAACGAATTTTAAATGATGAATATAGCGACTATGAAGAAAGTGATCTCTATATGATCGGCAGCATAGACGAGGCGGACGATAAAAAATCACTAAGGATGAAACAAAGATGA
- a CDS encoding ABC transporter ATP-binding protein — MQTKRKSLRLIRRFAKYYKNHKILLALDVSCAIIISGINLTVPYLSRYMLNDLLQEKTFRLFFIFALILLGIYVIKVLFQYIVDYYGHILGVRLEYDMRHDLFLHLQKMPFSFYDRTRTGHLMSRLVNDLNDVSEMAHHLPEDLLISFLTITGTFIMMLRIDVTLALIVYAFIPVLLFFLINQRKRMSKSFREVRKKMADINARTESAISGIRVSQSFANEQREIDKFRTDNLRFRHSKDVAYKHMSVFFAGMFFILDFLNLLVIAVGGYLIYIGQLNYPDVIAFTLYVATFQTPMRKIANLTQMFESGIAGFERFADIMAEEPEISDLPNAKELTSVQGEIVFHNVTFSYQKDKTIIENLNLTIEANKTLALVGPSGGGKTTLCNLIPRFYEPSIGSITLDGVNIQEYTLKSLRKNIGLVSQDVFLFAGTIRENILYGSENASEEDMIQAAQNAEIHEYIESLPAKYDTYVGERGIRLSGGQKQRISIARIFMKNPRILLLDEATSALDNETETKIQKALQRLSHGRTTLIIAHRLSTIKNADKIVVINDEGIMESGTHTQLIEKGGQYARLYYAQDKGYIPDSLT, encoded by the coding sequence ATGCAGACAAAAAGAAAATCGCTACGTCTTATTAGACGTTTTGCAAAATATTACAAAAACCATAAAATCCTATTGGCACTAGACGTATCCTGTGCCATTATCATTTCGGGCATCAACTTAACTGTTCCCTACTTGTCCCGCTATATGCTGAACGACCTCTTACAGGAAAAAACCTTTCGGTTATTCTTCATTTTCGCCCTAATCCTTTTGGGAATCTATGTCATTAAGGTCTTGTTTCAATACATCGTGGACTATTATGGACATATTTTGGGTGTCCGTCTTGAATACGACATGCGTCATGATTTATTTTTACATCTGCAAAAGATGCCATTCAGCTTTTATGACCGTACTCGAACAGGACACTTGATGTCACGCTTGGTGAATGATTTAAACGATGTATCGGAGATGGCCCACCACCTACCAGAAGACCTCTTAATTTCATTTTTAACCATTACTGGCACCTTCATCATGATGCTTCGAATCGATGTCACACTAGCCCTTATTGTCTATGCTTTTATACCTGTGTTACTCTTTTTTCTGATTAATCAAAGAAAACGCATGAGTAAGAGCTTTCGAGAAGTTCGAAAAAAAATGGCGGACATTAATGCACGTACCGAAAGTGCCATCTCCGGCATACGGGTTTCGCAGTCCTTTGCCAATGAGCAACGAGAAATAGATAAGTTTCGCACAGATAACCTTCGATTCCGCCATTCAAAAGATGTCGCATATAAACACATGTCCGTCTTTTTTGCCGGTATGTTTTTCATTCTAGATTTTTTGAATCTGTTGGTCATCGCTGTTGGAGGCTATCTTATATACATTGGACAACTAAATTATCCAGATGTAATTGCCTTCACACTCTATGTGGCTACTTTTCAGACTCCGATGCGAAAAATTGCCAACTTAACGCAGATGTTTGAGTCTGGTATCGCTGGATTCGAGCGATTTGCAGACATCATGGCGGAAGAACCTGAGATTAGCGATTTACCGAATGCCAAAGAACTAACTTCTGTCCAAGGTGAAATCGTTTTTCACAATGTGACCTTCTCCTACCAAAAGGATAAGACCATTATTGAAAACCTAAATCTTACGATTGAAGCAAATAAAACGCTAGCCTTGGTCGGTCCATCCGGTGGCGGAAAAACTACCCTGTGTAATCTCATTCCTAGGTTCTATGAGCCTAGCATAGGAAGCATAACCTTAGATGGCGTGAATATACAAGAATACACCCTGAAAAGCTTGCGTAAAAATATTGGCCTGGTGTCCCAGGATGTCTTCTTATTCGCAGGAACCATCCGGGAAAATATTCTGTATGGTTCGGAAAATGCCAGTGAAGAAGATATGATTCAGGCTGCTCAAAATGCAGAAATCCATGAATACATTGAGAGCTTGCCTGCCAAGTACGATACCTATGTTGGAGAAAGGGGCATTCGGCTTTCCGGAGGACAAAAACAGCGAATATCTATCGCACGGATTTTCATGAAGAATCCCCGTATTCTTCTGTTGGATGAAGCAACTTCTGCTCTAGACAATGAAACCGAAACCAAGATTCAAAAGGCATTGCAGCGCCTATCTCATGGGCGGACCACCTTAATCATCGCCCACAGGCTCAGCACCATAAAAAATGCTGACAAGATTGTTGTAATTAACGATGAAGGAATCATGGAAAGCGGTACCCATACGCAACTAATTGAAAAAGGCGGACAATACGCCCGTTTGTATTACGCTCAAGATAAAGGATATATCCCAGATTCCCTGACCTAG
- a CDS encoding VIT1/CCC1 transporter family protein translates to MILYILYQYKRQIGVKMTKESIKALLKLQQGEMTGFVVYKRLAEREKHNANKAVLMEIAGEEQSHYQLFRSYTGQEVSAHWLTVWITLLLSKVFGLTFGLKMLERVEANREQYEALVDEVPSMNQVIEDEEEHEQTLIGMIDEERLKYMSSVVLGLNDALVELTGALAGFTLSIQNARTIALMGFITGISASFSMAASEYLSTRAENNVEIDAKKSAIYTGLAYVATVLILVLPFFLCESYLLAMAVTLLLGIGIIALFNYYVSVVKDERFGSRFLEMASISIGVALISFAIGFLVKRYLGFEI, encoded by the coding sequence ATGATCTTATATATTTTATATCAATATAAGAGGCAGATAGGAGTTAAGATGACAAAAGAATCGATAAAAGCGTTGCTAAAATTACAACAAGGAGAAATGACGGGCTTTGTGGTATATAAAAGGTTGGCTGAGCGAGAAAAACACAATGCCAATAAAGCGGTACTAATGGAAATAGCAGGTGAAGAACAATCTCACTACCAGCTATTTCGTAGCTATACCGGGCAAGAGGTGTCTGCTCATTGGCTAACGGTTTGGATAACGCTTCTATTAAGCAAAGTGTTTGGACTTACTTTCGGGCTTAAAATGTTGGAAAGAGTCGAAGCAAATCGGGAGCAATATGAGGCACTCGTCGATGAAGTTCCTAGCATGAATCAGGTAATTGAGGATGAGGAAGAGCATGAACAAACACTGATTGGCATGATAGATGAGGAGCGCTTGAAGTATATGAGCTCAGTAGTTCTGGGCTTAAATGATGCTTTGGTAGAATTAACAGGTGCTTTAGCTGGTTTTACGCTCTCTATACAGAATGCTCGAACGATTGCGCTGATGGGCTTTATTACTGGTATATCGGCATCCTTTTCCATGGCAGCCTCAGAATACTTGTCTACACGTGCTGAAAACAATGTAGAGATTGATGCCAAAAAATCAGCAATCTATACAGGGCTTGCCTACGTAGCAACCGTTTTGATTCTGGTCCTACCCTTCTTCTTATGCGAAAGCTATCTGCTTGCTATGGCCGTTACCTTACTGTTAGGTATCGGTATCATTGCCCTGTTTAACTACTATGTAAGTGTGGTAAAAGATGAAAGATTTGGGAGCCGCTTTTTAGAAATGGCTTCGATCAGCATTGGGGTAGCCTTGATTTCCTTTGCCATAGGATTTCTGGTTAAACGGTATCTGGGATTTGAAATCTAG
- a CDS encoding F0F1 ATP synthase subunit epsilon, translating into MRIKLIKPNQTLLDVDADKVSAPGRDGYFQILPRHIDATWSLRAGILTVFQEQHERYFAINEGFLVKRGDSVQVACLQAVEGESLQKLEKNLQSNFRKIDEMERMAREVLVKLEVDVLKRFVELEK; encoded by the coding sequence ATGAGAATCAAACTAATAAAACCAAATCAAACCTTGTTGGATGTAGATGCAGATAAGGTGAGCGCGCCTGGTAGGGATGGATACTTTCAGATTCTACCAAGACATATCGATGCTACTTGGAGCCTGAGGGCAGGCATCCTGACGGTTTTTCAAGAGCAACATGAACGTTACTTCGCTATCAATGAGGGATTCTTGGTGAAACGTGGTGATTCTGTGCAGGTAGCCTGCTTACAGGCCGTAGAAGGAGAATCATTGCAGAAACTGGAGAAGAACTTGCAAAGCAATTTTCGGAAGATTGATGAAATGGAAAGAATGGCAAGAGAAGTTTTGGTCAAGTTAGAAGTGGATGTTTTGAAACGTTTTGTTGAATTGGAAAAATAG
- a CDS encoding AtpZ/AtpI family protein, with protein MDEEKKKKENKSPEEKLCEIIDAQAQKKIKSKNEGSEVLFGLGLFGIIGWSITIPTIAGIALGVFLDKRFQAGISWTLTLLFVGIVIGCLNAWHWIKEKSRED; from the coding sequence ATGGACGAGGAGAAAAAAAAGAAGGAAAACAAGAGCCCGGAAGAAAAGCTCTGCGAGATTATTGATGCCCAGGCCCAAAAGAAAATAAAGTCGAAAAATGAAGGCAGTGAAGTCCTTTTTGGACTGGGACTATTTGGGATTATTGGTTGGTCGATAACCATACCCACCATAGCTGGTATTGCGCTGGGTGTATTTTTAGACAAGCGTTTTCAGGCAGGAATTTCTTGGACACTGACACTCCTTTTTGTGGGTATTGTCATTGGCTGTTTAAATGCCTGGCATTGGATCAAAGAAAAGAGCAGGGAGGATTGA
- a CDS encoding F0F1 ATP synthase subunit A: protein MSIDPSSIVYFEIGFVHITATLVFTWITMLVLTLFCAISTRNLRKKAELRPSQHLLEAIMEVSKSQIREIAQQDPEPFLPFVATLFLFIFSANVFSVIPGFIAPTGSLNTTIALALCVFFAVPFFGISSKGILDYLKQYAKPSPIMLPFNIISEFSRTLSLAIRLYGNVMSSTIIIAILLGVIPLIFPVVIQLLGLLTGVIQAYIFAILAIVYISSVIQHKEKKAK, encoded by the coding sequence ATGAGCATTGATCCCAGCAGTATTGTCTATTTTGAAATAGGTTTTGTCCATATTACAGCGACACTGGTATTCACTTGGATTACGATGCTGGTCTTGACCTTGTTCTGTGCGATATCGACAAGAAACCTGCGTAAGAAAGCAGAACTTAGACCGTCGCAGCATCTCTTGGAAGCCATAATGGAAGTAAGTAAAAGTCAGATTAGAGAAATTGCGCAACAAGATCCAGAGCCCTTTCTTCCCTTTGTGGCAACCCTCTTTTTGTTTATCTTTAGCGCAAATGTATTTTCTGTCATACCAGGATTCATTGCGCCGACAGGTTCTTTGAATACGACGATTGCACTAGCGCTTTGTGTGTTTTTCGCTGTGCCCTTTTTTGGAATTTCTAGTAAGGGTATTTTAGATTATTTAAAGCAATATGCGAAACCGAGTCCGATTATGTTGCCATTTAATATTATCAGTGAATTTTCAAGGACGCTTTCATTGGCGATTCGTCTTTATGGAAATGTGATGAGTTCTACAATCATCATCGCCATATTGTTGGGGGTGATTCCACTTATCTTCCCCGTTGTTATCCAACTGTTGGGATTGTTGACGGGAGTGATTCAGGCGTATATTTTTGCGATCTTGGCCATTGTGTATATATCATCCGTGATTCAGCACAAGGAGAAAAAAGCGAAATAG
- a CDS encoding ABC transporter ATP-binding protein — protein sequence MRSEDIKATAIPALIDKYPFVATYLEDKGFDISGKEVRTLGEILSSFDEEYQEEFAFNPEQFFQELTSYIQNMLSFLGEEENGISSISILPGKDKSGNPEKFLPLTIQKGEIVAIVGPTGSGKSRLLADIEWAANGDTPTGRVVLVDGETRSDDHRFSLNKRLVAQLSQNMNFVMDVTVEEFITLHAKSRQAEASEVVDRIIEKANELSGEPFLAGTAITNLSGGQSRALMIADTAILSQSPIILIDEIENAGIDRKKAMELLVGEEKIVLIATHDPSLALMADKRIQIRHGGIQSVTETNEQEKAILGRLEEIDQFLGDLRKQLRQGETLTLPAE from the coding sequence ATGAGAAGCGAAGACATTAAGGCTACCGCGATACCAGCTTTAATTGATAAATATCCCTTTGTAGCTACTTATTTGGAAGATAAGGGATTTGATATATCTGGCAAGGAAGTGCGAACCCTAGGAGAAATACTCTCGTCCTTTGATGAAGAATACCAAGAAGAATTCGCATTTAATCCGGAACAATTTTTTCAAGAACTCACTTCATATATTCAGAATATGCTTTCCTTTTTGGGTGAGGAAGAAAATGGAATCAGTTCCATCAGTATCTTGCCAGGTAAAGATAAATCTGGTAATCCTGAGAAATTTTTGCCACTCACGATTCAAAAGGGAGAAATTGTTGCGATTGTAGGCCCAACCGGCTCAGGAAAAAGTCGGCTTCTAGCAGATATTGAATGGGCTGCCAATGGAGATACACCTACTGGACGTGTTGTACTAGTAGATGGAGAAACTCGGTCGGATGACCATCGTTTCTCGCTAAATAAGCGTTTGGTGGCTCAATTGTCACAGAATATGAACTTTGTGATGGATGTTACAGTGGAAGAGTTTATCACCTTGCATGCAAAGAGTAGGCAAGCAGAGGCGAGTGAAGTAGTTGATCGGATTATTGAAAAGGCCAATGAACTTTCTGGCGAGCCGTTTCTAGCAGGCACGGCTATCACCAATTTATCTGGTGGCCAATCTAGAGCCCTGATGATTGCAGATACAGCCATCCTTAGTCAATCGCCGATTATCTTAATCGATGAAATTGAAAATGCGGGTATTGACCGCAAAAAAGCCATGGAGTTACTAGTAGGTGAGGAAAAAATTGTACTAATTGCTACCCATGATCCTAGCTTGGCTCTAATGGCAGATAAAAGAATTCAGATTCGTCATGGTGGTATTCAGTCTGTGACGGAGACAAATGAACAGGAAAAAGCTATTTTAGGAAGATTGGAAGAAATTGATCAATTTCTTGGTGATCTTAGAAAACAATTAAGACAAGGGGAAACGTTGACCCTTCCGGCGGAATAA